One region of Sulfurisphaera ohwakuensis genomic DNA includes:
- a CDS encoding transcription elongation factor NusA, translating into MKIPLDYICVKSGLLCNRCQSLIDKGEVEHYEVDVMKILLDLEETQFRELKDAVYHKAFKVDNLLILLVTSPPTMSHQKWIKIAKILQEKLGLKVRILEKSNNIKSTASQLLSPARVLGVNTVWLPDGSVQYVIRISRNEKRFLPADENSLETALSKIHAIPIKIRVE; encoded by the coding sequence ATGAAGATACCGCTAGATTATATTTGTGTAAAAAGTGGACTTCTATGCAATCGTTGTCAATCTCTGATAGATAAGGGCGAAGTAGAACATTATGAAGTAGACGTGATGAAGATTTTATTAGATCTAGAAGAAACACAGTTTAGAGAACTGAAAGATGCAGTATATCATAAAGCGTTTAAAGTAGATAATTTATTGATATTACTAGTAACTAGTCCACCTACAATGTCTCATCAAAAATGGATTAAGATAGCTAAAATACTTCAAGAGAAACTAGGCTTAAAAGTAAGAATCCTTGAAAAAAGTAACAACATTAAGTCCACAGCGTCTCAACTATTATCACCAGCAAGAGTACTAGGAGTAAATACAGTATGGTTACCAGATGGTTCAGTACAATATGTTATAAGAATCTCTAGAAACGAAAAGAGATTTCTACCAGCAGATGAAAATTCGTTAGAAACAGCACTATCAAAAATCCATGCTATCCCAATAAAAATTAGGGTGGAGTAA
- a CDS encoding zinc finger domain-containing protein, which yields MSLNFRLSLREEIEPPVCSSCGKLIHPREKGVEFYCPNCGEIIIRRCYYCRKHIVSYTCPKCGFEGP from the coding sequence ATGAGTCTAAATTTCAGATTAAGTTTAAGAGAAGAGATTGAACCACCAGTATGCTCCAGTTGCGGAAAACTAATACACCCTAGAGAGAAAGGAGTTGAATTTTACTGCCCTAACTGTGGAGAAATAATTATAAGAAGATGTTATTATTGCAGAAAACACATAGTGTCCTATACTTGTCCAAAATGTGGTTTTGAAGGTCCATAA
- the aspS gene encoding aspartate--tRNA(Asn) ligase, which translates to MYRSHFIADVTPEYDGKEVIWAGWVHLLRDLGGKKFIILRDKTGLGQVVVDKNSSAFGISQELTQESVIQVRGIVKADKRAPRGIELHAEEITLLSKAKAPLPLDVSGKVKADIDTRLRERVLDLRRQEMQAVIKIQSLALKAFRETLYKEGFIEIFTPKIIASATEGGAQLFPVIYFGKEAFLAQSPQLYKELMAGVVERVFEVAPAWRAEESDTPFHLAEFISMDVEMAFADYNDVMQLLEKILHNIVKTIKEEGKEELKILNYEPPEVKIPIKRLKYTEAIEILRSKGYNIKFGDDIGTPELRILNEELKEDLYFIIDWPSDARPFYTKSKSENPELSESFDLIYKFLEIVSGSTRNHKREVLEETLKKKGLKPESFEFFLKWFDYGMPPHAGFGMGLARLMVMLTGIQSVKEIVPFPRDKKRLTP; encoded by the coding sequence ATGTATAGAAGTCATTTCATTGCTGATGTAACTCCAGAATATGATGGAAAAGAAGTAATATGGGCTGGATGGGTTCATCTTTTGCGTGACTTAGGTGGTAAGAAATTTATAATACTTAGAGATAAGACTGGTTTAGGTCAAGTAGTAGTAGACAAAAACTCTAGTGCTTTTGGTATTTCGCAAGAACTTACACAAGAAAGTGTTATCCAAGTGAGAGGTATAGTAAAAGCTGATAAAAGAGCTCCTAGAGGGATAGAACTCCATGCAGAAGAAATAACTTTACTAAGTAAAGCAAAAGCACCTTTACCTTTAGATGTTTCTGGTAAAGTAAAAGCTGATATAGATACTAGACTTAGAGAGAGAGTATTAGATTTAAGAAGACAGGAAATGCAAGCAGTAATAAAAATCCAATCTTTAGCACTAAAGGCTTTTAGAGAAACATTATATAAAGAAGGATTTATCGAAATTTTCACCCCAAAGATTATAGCATCAGCTACTGAGGGTGGTGCACAATTATTTCCCGTGATATACTTTGGTAAGGAAGCATTTTTAGCGCAAAGCCCACAGCTTTATAAAGAACTTATGGCTGGAGTAGTAGAAAGAGTTTTTGAAGTTGCTCCTGCTTGGAGAGCTGAAGAATCTGATACACCGTTTCATTTAGCAGAATTTATTAGTATGGATGTAGAAATGGCGTTTGCTGATTATAACGATGTAATGCAACTTTTAGAGAAAATATTACATAATATTGTAAAGACCATAAAAGAAGAAGGAAAAGAAGAGCTAAAAATTTTAAATTATGAACCACCAGAAGTAAAGATACCTATTAAAAGATTAAAGTACACTGAAGCAATAGAAATCTTAAGAAGTAAAGGATACAATATTAAATTTGGAGATGATATAGGAACACCCGAATTAAGAATACTTAATGAGGAACTAAAAGAGGATTTATATTTCATTATTGATTGGCCCTCAGATGCAAGACCATTCTATACTAAAAGTAAAAGTGAGAACCCAGAATTAAGCGAAAGTTTCGATTTAATCTATAAATTTTTAGAAATAGTATCAGGAAGCACAAGAAACCATAAGAGAGAAGTACTAGAAGAAACATTAAAGAAAAAAGGATTGAAACCAGAGAGCTTCGAGTTTTTCCTAAAATGGTTTGATTATGGAATGCCACCTCACGCCGGATTTGGAATGGGACTAGCAAGACTAATGGTAATGTTAACGGGAATACAGAGCGTTAAGGAAATAGTTCCCTTCCCTAGAGATAAGAAAAGACTAACACCCTAA
- a CDS encoding 50S ribosomal protein L40e, whose product MPLTDPVKLQIVQQRVFLKKVCRDCGALNSIRATKCRRCHSKNLRPKKKELPAKKG is encoded by the coding sequence ATGCCACTCACCGATCCAGTAAAGCTTCAAATAGTTCAACAGCGTGTATTTTTAAAGAAAGTCTGTAGAGATTGTGGGGCATTAAATTCCATAAGAGCTACAAAATGTAGAAGATGCCATAGTAAAAATCTAAGACCAAAGAAGAAAGAATTACCAGCTAAGAAAGGATAG
- the pth2 gene encoding peptidyl-tRNA hydrolase Pth2 codes for MATKMVIVVRTDLDMGKGKIAAQVAHAAVSLVLDILNSSNSLWKEWLYKWLEEGQPKIVVKVPNLDELNKRYEKAIELNLPTTIIQDAGKTQIEPGTVTCIGIGPAPVELVDKITGDLKLL; via the coding sequence ATGGCTACTAAAATGGTAATAGTCGTAAGGACAGATTTAGATATGGGAAAAGGCAAAATAGCTGCCCAAGTCGCTCATGCAGCTGTTTCATTAGTTCTTGATATTCTAAATTCTAGTAATAGTCTTTGGAAAGAATGGTTATATAAATGGCTAGAAGAAGGACAACCTAAAATAGTTGTTAAAGTTCCTAACCTCGATGAATTAAATAAAAGATATGAAAAGGCTATAGAACTAAATTTACCAACAACTATAATACAAGATGCTGGAAAAACGCAGATAGAACCTGGAACAGTAACTTGTATAGGAATTGGACCAGCCCCTGTAGAATTAGTTGATAAGATAACTGGAGATCTAAAACTTCTTTAA
- the hxlB gene encoding 6-phospho-3-hexuloisomerase — MFDIAEFIIRAAQMIKPEQVNKMVEVLTNFYYNNRNGKVLVMGAGRSGLVGRAFAMRLLHLGYNAYVLGETIVPAIGEKDIAIAISGSGRTKLILTAAEAAKEAKATLIAITSYSDSPIAKIADVVVEIPGRTKYSQNEDYFARQILGITEPLAPLGTLFEDTTQIFLDGVVAELMMKLKKTEDDLRVIHANIEL; from the coding sequence ATGTTCGATATTGCCGAATTCATTATAAGGGCCGCTCAAATGATAAAACCCGAACAAGTAAATAAAATGGTTGAAGTTCTAACTAATTTTTATTATAATAATAGAAATGGAAAAGTATTAGTCATGGGAGCTGGAAGGAGTGGATTAGTAGGAAGAGCTTTTGCAATGCGTCTTCTTCATTTAGGTTACAATGCCTATGTATTAGGTGAGACAATAGTTCCCGCAATTGGTGAAAAGGATATTGCGATTGCAATATCGGGTTCTGGTCGAACAAAGCTAATATTAACTGCTGCTGAAGCCGCAAAAGAAGCTAAAGCAACATTAATAGCAATAACAAGCTATTCAGATAGTCCTATTGCAAAAATAGCAGATGTAGTTGTTGAAATCCCTGGAAGAACAAAATATTCACAAAATGAGGATTATTTTGCTAGGCAAATTTTAGGAATTACTGAACCTTTAGCTCCCTTAGGTACATTATTTGAGGATACTACACAAATATTTTTAGATGGTGTAGTCGCTGAATTAATGATGAAGCTTAAAAAGACTGAAGATGATTTACGCGTAATACATGCTAATATTGAATTATAG
- a CDS encoding CDC48 family AAA ATPase encodes MEIELSTGAEIPPSGKKELILRVVEAKQKDVGRGKVRVDIDLLNQIGVNPGEVIEIEGQRKTAAIAWPLSPEDALEEEDKFIIRMDGITRKNAGVSIGDKVIVRKASPKIATSVKLAPSNFSITVDPGFISYVKKKLKDYPLVEGDTVLIPVLGQAIPFTVVQVRPQGIVIVSDETSITISEKPAEQARYPRVTYEDIGGMKHIIQKIRELVELPLKHPELFKRLGIEPPKGILLYGPPGVGKTLLAKAVANETEAYFTSINGPEIMSKFYGESEQRLREIFEDAKKHAPAIIFIDEIDAIAPKRDEVIGEVERRVVAQLLTLMDGLESRGNVIVIAATNRPNAVDPALRRPGRFDREIEIPLPDKQGRLEILQIHTRNMPLSKDVDLEKLAEMTHGYTGADLSALVREAAMNALRRYLQVIDLNQDKIPPEILEKMEVNMDDFLKAFKEIVPSGLREIYVEVPEVHWSDIGGLEDVKEELREVVEYPLKYREAYENVGIEPPKGILLFGPPGTGKTMLAKAVATESGANFIAVRGPEILSKWVGESEKAIREIFRKARQAAPTVIFFDEIDAIAPMRGLTTDSGVTERIVNQLLAEMDGIEKLENVVIIAATNRPDILDPALLRPGRFDRLIYVPPPDKRARAEILKVHTRNVPLAEDITLDELAEKTEGYTGADLAALVREATLRAIREEMSECMKKADENCKRNDNECRDRIVKDCMKGKGVLVEKRHFEIALKKVRPSVTMDMIQFYQNWLEKARQQLPRANLKPSTFT; translated from the coding sequence TTGGAGATAGAGTTGAGTACTGGCGCTGAAATTCCTCCTTCTGGTAAGAAAGAGCTTATATTGAGAGTAGTTGAAGCTAAACAAAAAGATGTAGGAAGAGGAAAAGTTAGAGTAGACATTGATTTATTAAACCAAATAGGCGTTAATCCTGGAGAAGTAATTGAAATTGAAGGACAAAGAAAGACCGCCGCAATAGCTTGGCCTTTATCACCAGAAGATGCCCTTGAAGAAGAAGACAAATTCATAATTAGAATGGATGGGATAACAAGGAAAAACGCGGGTGTTTCTATAGGAGACAAAGTTATAGTAAGAAAAGCCTCACCAAAAATAGCAACTAGCGTAAAACTAGCTCCTTCGAATTTTTCAATTACTGTTGATCCAGGGTTTATATCTTATGTAAAGAAAAAACTTAAAGATTACCCTCTAGTTGAAGGAGATACTGTTCTTATTCCAGTACTAGGTCAAGCTATACCTTTTACAGTAGTTCAGGTTAGACCTCAAGGAATAGTGATTGTTTCAGATGAGACAAGTATAACAATATCTGAAAAACCAGCAGAACAAGCTAGATATCCTAGGGTTACTTATGAGGACATTGGCGGAATGAAGCATATAATACAGAAAATAAGAGAGCTTGTAGAATTACCACTGAAACACCCAGAATTATTCAAGAGATTAGGAATTGAACCACCTAAAGGAATTTTACTATATGGTCCTCCTGGAGTAGGTAAAACCCTATTAGCTAAAGCAGTAGCTAATGAAACAGAAGCTTACTTTACATCTATTAATGGACCGGAAATTATGAGCAAATTCTATGGTGAGAGCGAACAAAGACTAAGAGAAATTTTTGAAGATGCAAAGAAACACGCACCAGCTATAATATTTATTGATGAAATAGACGCAATAGCACCTAAAAGAGATGAAGTAATAGGTGAAGTTGAAAGAAGAGTTGTTGCACAACTATTAACATTAATGGACGGTCTCGAGAGTAGAGGTAATGTAATAGTTATTGCAGCTACAAATAGACCTAATGCCGTTGACCCCGCGCTAAGAAGACCAGGAAGATTTGATAGAGAAATAGAAATACCATTACCAGACAAGCAGGGTAGATTAGAAATATTACAAATTCACACTAGAAATATGCCGTTATCCAAGGATGTAGACCTAGAAAAATTAGCTGAAATGACCCATGGATATACTGGTGCAGATCTTTCTGCTTTAGTTAGAGAAGCTGCAATGAATGCATTAAGAAGATATCTACAAGTAATTGATTTGAACCAGGATAAAATACCACCAGAAATACTCGAAAAAATGGAAGTAAATATGGATGACTTCTTAAAGGCATTTAAAGAAATCGTACCAAGCGGTTTAAGAGAAATCTATGTAGAAGTACCCGAAGTTCATTGGAGCGATATTGGAGGACTAGAGGATGTAAAAGAAGAATTAAGAGAAGTAGTAGAATATCCACTAAAATACAGAGAAGCTTATGAGAATGTTGGAATAGAACCGCCTAAGGGTATTTTGTTGTTTGGTCCTCCTGGTACTGGTAAGACTATGCTTGCTAAGGCTGTTGCTACTGAGAGTGGTGCTAATTTTATTGCTGTTCGTGGTCCTGAAATCTTATCAAAGTGGGTTGGTGAGAGTGAGAAGGCTATTAGGGAAATATTTAGGAAGGCTAGGCAAGCAGCACCAACAGTAATATTCTTTGATGAAATAGACGCAATAGCACCAATGAGAGGACTAACAACAGACAGTGGCGTAACAGAAAGAATAGTAAACCAACTACTAGCAGAAATGGACGGAATTGAAAAACTTGAGAATGTGGTTATTATTGCTGCTACTAATAGGCCTGATATTCTTGATCCTGCTTTGTTGAGGCCTGGTAGGTTTGATAGGTTGATTTATGTTCCTCCACCAGATAAGAGGGCTAGGGCTGAGATTTTGAAAGTTCATACTAGGAATGTACCATTAGCTGAAGATATTACATTAGATGAGCTAGCTGAAAAAACAGAAGGCTACACAGGAGCTGATTTAGCTGCACTAGTTAGAGAAGCCACATTAAGAGCAATAAGAGAAGAAATGAGTGAATGTATGAAAAAAGCTGATGAAAACTGTAAAAGAAATGATAATGAATGTAGAGATAGAATTGTGAAGGACTGCATGAAAGGAAAAGGAGTTCTAGTCGAGAAAAGGCATTTTGAGATCGCATTAAAGAAAGTGAGACCATCAGTAACTATGGACATGATACAGTTCTACCAGAACTGGTTAGAAAAAGCAAGGCAACAACTACCAAGAGCTAATTTGAAGCCTAGTACCTTCACGTGA
- a CDS encoding elongation factor 1-beta — MTDVLVVVKVFPESDEVNLDNLYEEIGKKLPAGYKLVRKETEPIAYGLKALIAYVQMPENVEGGTDTLEEIINSIQGVSHAEVVGITRLGF; from the coding sequence ATGACAGACGTCCTTGTAGTAGTAAAAGTATTCCCAGAAAGTGATGAAGTGAATCTTGATAATTTATATGAAGAAATTGGTAAGAAACTACCCGCAGGATATAAGTTAGTAAGAAAAGAAACAGAGCCAATAGCTTACGGTTTAAAAGCATTAATTGCATATGTACAAATGCCTGAAAATGTTGAGGGAGGAACTGATACATTAGAAGAGATAATAAACAGCATTCAAGGAGTAAGTCATGCTGAGGTAGTTGGTATTACAAGACTAGGTTTTTAA
- a CDS encoding thiamine pyrophosphate-binding protein — protein MSQPKRKEETIGRETKGDEAIAYTFKELGIKEIFSPYNLPSFLAERLKQYEININYASSTREAVMLADSYAREYNTLGVVLQSPGVYLTEAIDIIAQAFMDSVPLLLVSTLRSYRDTGRSRIAELKTQDDLMNILAPITKMRERVVSIEEIIITIEKGYKEALSNRNRPVYIEIAEDLFKLKAYPLSPAEQKPEKKTPDKTTVAKVAEVLSNSKSPVIIAGYGVLASNSFDELKELAELLDSPVIATFRSKGVIPASHPLYAGEGLGLFATEEGGRLLDEADVILALGTRFTQLSTAGWSMKFKGYLIHNNVDGEDIGKVFIPQIPVVADTGLFLKELLTQLKAKIKEPIKRGSADKIKVYRKIHILDSHGGLWPYDVVRTIQQFKFDKIFIDLTAPTIDFVRLPIEKPFSWIASESLLERNIAISGIVRASNNKIIGVTDLQGVIQNLSIIQNRLNKSHGILLILNDNGSTTIDAISSDIPTISRTTSNLDIKDEILEKSLDAKTIQSISELKMELENLDENKLNVLNIKIEPDYKSVMF, from the coding sequence GTGAGTCAACCCAAAAGAAAAGAGGAGACAATAGGAAGAGAAACAAAAGGAGACGAAGCGATTGCTTATACTTTTAAAGAGTTAGGAATCAAAGAAATATTTTCACCTTATAATCTTCCATCATTTTTGGCTGAAAGACTTAAACAATACGAAATTAATATAAATTATGCGTCAAGCACCAGAGAGGCTGTAATGTTAGCCGATTCCTATGCGAGGGAATATAATACGCTTGGAGTAGTTTTGCAATCCCCTGGTGTTTATTTAACTGAGGCTATTGATATAATAGCCCAAGCATTTATGGACTCTGTACCACTTCTGCTTGTTTCAACTCTAAGATCATATAGGGATACTGGTAGAAGTAGAATTGCTGAGTTGAAGACCCAAGATGATTTAATGAATATATTAGCTCCTATAACAAAGATGCGTGAAAGAGTAGTTAGCATAGAAGAAATAATAATAACTATAGAGAAAGGTTATAAGGAAGCATTAAGTAATAGAAATAGGCCAGTTTATATAGAAATAGCAGAAGATTTATTTAAGTTGAAAGCATATCCTTTATCTCCTGCTGAGCAGAAACCAGAAAAGAAAACACCAGATAAGACCACAGTAGCAAAGGTCGCGGAAGTATTATCAAATTCAAAATCACCAGTAATTATTGCTGGTTATGGTGTTTTAGCTTCTAACTCTTTTGATGAATTAAAAGAACTTGCTGAGTTATTAGATTCACCAGTTATAGCTACTTTTAGGAGCAAAGGAGTAATACCAGCATCACATCCGCTTTATGCTGGTGAAGGTCTAGGTTTATTTGCTACAGAAGAAGGAGGCAGACTGCTTGATGAAGCCGATGTGATACTAGCTTTAGGAACAAGATTTACACAACTCTCTACAGCCGGCTGGTCAATGAAATTCAAAGGCTATCTTATTCATAATAATGTTGATGGTGAAGATATAGGCAAAGTTTTTATTCCACAAATTCCAGTAGTAGCAGATACAGGTTTATTCTTAAAAGAACTGTTAACACAGCTTAAGGCTAAAATTAAGGAACCAATAAAGAGGGGTTCTGCTGATAAAATAAAGGTATATAGAAAAATACACATTTTAGATTCTCATGGAGGTTTATGGCCTTATGATGTAGTAAGGACTATTCAGCAATTCAAGTTTGATAAGATTTTCATAGATCTAACTGCTCCAACAATAGATTTTGTAAGATTGCCTATAGAGAAGCCTTTTAGTTGGATAGCTAGTGAATCCTTACTAGAAAGAAATATAGCTATTAGTGGTATCGTAAGGGCATCAAACAATAAGATTATAGGAGTTACAGACCTACAAGGGGTAATACAAAATCTATCAATCATTCAAAATAGGTTGAACAAGAGCCATGGAATTCTACTAATATTAAATGATAATGGAAGTACAACAATAGACGCAATCTCATCTGATATTCCAACTATAAGTAGAACTACTTCAAACCTTGATATTAAAGACGAAATTCTAGAGAAAAGTCTGGATGCTAAAACAATACAGAGTATTAGCGAGCTAAAAATGGAATTAGAAAACTTAGATGAAAATAAATTAAACGTACTAAATATAAAGATTGAACCCGATTACAAATCTGTGATGTTTTAA
- the truD gene encoding tRNA pseudouridine(13) synthase TruD, whose translation MLGMEKYFINEDWSPLKVFINRPDGFRVIEEISYKPATEWKGSIQGKYAVYLLRKRGIDHFTVISEISKILHSKIHYIGIKDTNAITEQIVYTTNVKNIIEKYENDKFLLTFLGYSNSKFNHTGNIFEIEIETDDIKELEKRVNKLRSIKYLPAYIGYQRFGTKRPITHIIGKMLVLREWQNAIDFLVGYPFESESELVKKARYAYMKGDLKEALELFPKRFRDERIAIKLLLRNENYFNILRNLQTPLIFYIEAYQSYLFNKYLSRIMDHTKIDENLVIKIPTSYDSCDSICREIFREEGLLSINFKIKELKLNVKDLVRKAYTLIRNLTIKDKKITFALDRGIYATIVIREVARTDPRLFT comes from the coding sequence ATGCTCGGGATGGAGAAGTATTTTATAAATGAAGACTGGAGTCCACTGAAGGTTTTTATCAATAGACCTGATGGTTTTAGGGTTATTGAGGAGATCTCTTATAAACCTGCTACGGAATGGAAAGGTTCCATACAAGGCAAATATGCTGTATATTTACTTAGAAAGCGGGGAATAGATCATTTTACTGTGATAAGTGAAATATCAAAAATATTACATAGCAAGATACATTATATAGGAATTAAGGATACAAATGCTATTACAGAACAAATAGTATATACAACTAATGTAAAAAATATTATTGAGAAGTATGAAAATGACAAGTTTCTTTTAACCTTCTTAGGTTATAGCAATTCTAAATTTAATCATACTGGGAACATATTTGAGATAGAGATAGAAACTGATGATATTAAAGAGCTTGAGAAAAGAGTAAATAAACTAAGGAGCATAAAATATTTACCAGCTTATATAGGCTATCAACGATTTGGGACAAAAAGACCTATAACTCACATTATAGGTAAAATGTTGGTGTTGAGAGAATGGCAAAATGCTATTGATTTTTTGGTAGGATATCCTTTTGAAAGCGAAAGCGAACTTGTAAAAAAAGCTAGATATGCTTATATGAAAGGCGATCTTAAAGAAGCACTAGAATTATTCCCTAAAAGATTTAGAGATGAAAGAATAGCTATTAAACTGCTTCTTAGGAATGAGAATTATTTTAACATATTAAGAAATTTACAAACTCCACTTATATTTTACATAGAAGCTTACCAATCATATTTATTTAATAAGTATCTATCAAGGATAATGGATCATACTAAGATAGATGAGAATTTAGTAATAAAAATTCCTACATCATATGATAGTTGTGATAGTATTTGTAGAGAAATATTTAGAGAAGAAGGACTACTAAGTATTAATTTTAAGATTAAGGAACTAAAACTAAATGTTAAGGATCTTGTAAGAAAAGCATATACTCTAATTAGAAATTTAACCATAAAAGATAAAAAAATTACATTTGCTTTAGATCGTGGAATTTATGCAACTATTGTTATAAGAGAGGTTGCGAGAACTGATCCAAGACTTTTTACTTAG
- a CDS encoding nucleotidyltransferase: MIPFSKIGDILAEIKGLTDFVIIGDTIVDLSLGRKGTDSDIDLFMLGLSVLVDEDKIREFAFERGWDFGKTPIDTPRIIASVDDDQLQIDMYENIQDFFVPEEIINSAIEMRIGKEKFKIVRLEDYILLKTNAFREEDEDELKTIVYLIGEGKLNIDKKYLESHIDLFEENSKSIRDRLALIGIKI, from the coding sequence GTGATTCCTTTTTCAAAAATAGGGGATATATTGGCCGAAATAAAAGGGCTAACAGATTTTGTAATAATAGGTGATACTATAGTAGATTTAAGTTTAGGTAGAAAGGGTACCGATAGCGATATTGATCTCTTCATGCTTGGCTTAAGTGTACTAGTTGATGAAGATAAAATACGTGAATTCGCTTTTGAAAGAGGTTGGGATTTCGGTAAGACACCTATAGATACACCTAGAATTATTGCTTCAGTAGACGATGACCAATTACAGATAGATATGTATGAAAATATTCAAGATTTTTTTGTTCCAGAAGAAATAATAAACAGTGCTATTGAAATGAGAATAGGCAAAGAAAAATTTAAGATAGTAAGACTAGAAGATTACATTTTACTTAAAACTAATGCTTTTAGAGAAGAAGATGAGGACGAATTGAAAACCATAGTTTACTTAATAGGTGAAGGAAAGCTTAATATAGATAAAAAATACTTAGAGTCTCATATAGATCTTTTTGAAGAAAATTCGAAAAGTATACGAGATAGACTTGCCTTAATAGGAATAAAAATTTAG
- a CDS encoding NAD(P)/FAD-dependent oxidoreductase, whose amino-acid sequence MKIVLGGGLSGLFLASNKKDSLIIENQPRLGGVFTYEEILNVNIPFHPPLTNYSCEYFQTTEVKLRIHMKKENYILRKIYTHELPKWLIFNEKMFYVTNLIELIDNLSKKVKVLHTNIKKIIQNNKIITTNNMIKGDEIFVTISRKYIADLLGIKNDKLRSVSMLELIVIVPKKDRGWDVYINGDNGISYSHIISAYWISNDYDILYILIPFTSSPPIWDKIFSDLKRENILLKDEILAFRSRIIRYAILIGEDDNVYPENIRFCGRLGKWKNFTLCEAILDSLNC is encoded by the coding sequence GTGAAAATTGTTTTAGGTGGAGGGCTCTCTGGTTTATTTCTTGCCTCTAATAAGAAAGATTCTCTCATTATTGAAAATCAACCTAGGCTTGGTGGAGTTTTTACCTACGAGGAAATTCTTAACGTTAATATCCCATTTCATCCTCCATTAACTAATTATTCATGTGAATATTTTCAGACAACAGAAGTTAAGTTAAGAATACATATGAAAAAAGAAAATTATATACTTAGAAAGATTTATACTCATGAACTGCCTAAATGGCTAATTTTTAACGAGAAAATGTTTTATGTGACTAATTTAATTGAACTCATAGATAATTTATCTAAGAAAGTTAAGGTATTACATACTAATATAAAGAAGATAATCCAAAACAATAAAATAATTACAACAAATAATATGATCAAGGGAGATGAAATATTCGTTACTATATCTAGAAAATATATTGCAGATCTATTAGGAATTAAGAATGATAAGTTACGTAGTGTCTCAATGCTAGAACTAATAGTTATCGTACCAAAAAAAGATAGAGGTTGGGATGTTTATATTAATGGTGATAATGGTATATCTTATTCTCACATTATAAGTGCTTATTGGATTAGTAATGATTATGATATCTTATACATACTAATTCCGTTTACATCATCGCCACCTATATGGGATAAGATATTTAGTGATTTAAAGAGAGAAAATATACTCTTAAAAGACGAAATTTTAGCTTTTAGATCAAGAATTATAAGATATGCAATCCTTATTGGAGAAGACGATAATGTCTATCCTGAAAATATCAGGTTCTGTGGTAGACTAGGAAAGTGGAAGAATTTCACACTATGCGAAGCAATTCTTGATAGCCTAAATTGCTAA